From Alteromonas australica, one genomic window encodes:
- the polA gene encoding DNA polymerase I: MTESKKPPFILVDGSSYLFRAFHGLPPLTNSKGQDTGAIYGVVNMLKSLIKQYNPTHMAVIFDAKGKTFRDDIYKEYKANRPPMPDELRSQIAPLHAIIEAMGLPLIVESGVEADDVIGTLACRATDHGIDTLISTGDKDMAQLVNENVTLINTMTNQIMDIEGVNTKFGIPPELVIDFLALKGDKVDNIPGVPGVGDKSAQALLNGIGGIDAIYQNLDKIADLSFRGSKSMAAKMQEYEEQARLSYRLATISIDLDLNYKIEALRPQAPDHQQLQSLFAEYEFKRWHSEVTALLSGDSAGSPQGSSEASDKVSSASSSQASSGIPIDKSAYEVVLDQAQFDEWVEKLNQADLFAFDTETTSLNYMEAEIVGVSFCIEPGKAAYVPVAHDYPDAPEQLSRDKVLAALKPILTSSTHIKVGQHIKYDKNVLANYGITLNGIGFDTMLESYVLNSTAQRHDMDSLALAYLGHKSIHFEDIAGKGAKQLTFNQIPLDEAGPYAAEDADITLRLHQAIWEKVSDIEPLKQLLIDVEVPLACVLSRMEQQGVLIDSQKLNQQSQDLATRIAELEKEVHEEAGEAFNLGSTKQLQHILFEKMALPIIKKTPKGAPSTSEDVLQELALSYPLPQKIMEYRGLTKLKNTYTDKLPKMINHRTGRVHTSYHQAVTATGRLSSTDPNLQNIPIRNEEGRRVRQAFVPRAGYKIVAADYSQIELRIMAHLSADEGLLSAFAKGEDIHKATASEVFGVALDEVTTEQRRSAKAINFGLIYGMSAFGLAKQLNVPRQEAQSYMDLYFERYPGVLDYMDSTREVAKEKGYVETVFGRRLYLPDIKASNGARRKGAERAAINAPMQGTAADIIKMAMIKVDDWITTSSLDDVTMMMQVHDELVFEIKEEHVDKHVATIVKLMETAASLNVPLVVEAGVGNNWDEAH, translated from the coding sequence ATGACTGAATCTAAAAAGCCCCCTTTTATACTCGTTGATGGATCTTCCTATCTGTTTAGAGCCTTCCACGGACTGCCTCCTCTTACTAACTCGAAAGGCCAGGATACAGGCGCTATTTATGGCGTAGTTAATATGCTTAAAAGCCTGATAAAGCAGTATAACCCCACTCACATGGCGGTTATCTTTGATGCTAAAGGCAAAACATTTCGGGACGACATTTATAAAGAGTACAAAGCGAATCGCCCCCCTATGCCGGATGAACTTCGCAGTCAAATAGCCCCGCTACATGCCATTATTGAAGCCATGGGTCTTCCATTGATTGTCGAGTCTGGGGTTGAAGCCGATGACGTTATCGGCACCTTGGCTTGCAGAGCCACAGACCATGGTATAGATACGCTCATCAGTACGGGCGACAAAGATATGGCTCAGTTGGTGAATGAGAATGTTACGCTAATCAATACGATGACCAATCAGATTATGGACATTGAAGGGGTTAATACTAAGTTTGGGATCCCCCCCGAATTGGTTATCGACTTCCTCGCGCTCAAAGGAGACAAGGTTGATAACATACCTGGTGTTCCGGGTGTTGGCGATAAGAGTGCCCAAGCCTTGCTCAATGGCATAGGCGGTATTGATGCTATTTATCAAAACCTCGATAAAATCGCTGATTTGTCTTTCCGTGGTAGCAAATCCATGGCAGCGAAAATGCAAGAATACGAAGAGCAAGCGCGCCTTTCCTATAGGCTTGCCACTATCAGTATCGACTTAGATTTAAATTACAAAATTGAGGCACTTCGTCCCCAAGCGCCAGACCACCAACAGCTCCAATCACTTTTTGCAGAGTACGAGTTTAAGCGTTGGCATTCAGAAGTCACCGCCTTACTCAGTGGTGATAGCGCTGGAAGCCCTCAAGGCAGTAGTGAGGCGTCTGATAAAGTAAGCAGTGCCTCTTCTTCTCAAGCTTCTTCAGGCATCCCCATTGATAAATCAGCCTACGAAGTCGTGCTTGATCAAGCACAGTTTGATGAATGGGTAGAAAAACTCAACCAAGCAGACCTGTTTGCCTTTGACACTGAAACCACCAGCTTAAATTACATGGAAGCGGAAATTGTAGGTGTTTCATTTTGTATAGAACCGGGGAAAGCGGCGTATGTTCCCGTTGCCCACGATTACCCAGATGCTCCAGAACAGCTTTCTAGGGACAAGGTGCTGGCAGCGTTAAAGCCAATTCTTACCTCGTCTACCCACATTAAGGTGGGTCAACACATTAAGTACGATAAAAATGTACTGGCAAATTATGGAATTACATTAAACGGCATTGGTTTTGACACTATGTTAGAAAGCTACGTACTTAACAGTACTGCCCAACGTCACGATATGGATTCTTTGGCCCTGGCCTACCTTGGTCACAAATCCATTCATTTCGAAGACATCGCGGGAAAAGGTGCCAAGCAGCTTACCTTTAATCAAATTCCTCTTGATGAAGCAGGCCCTTATGCAGCAGAAGACGCCGATATTACTCTGCGCCTTCATCAAGCTATTTGGGAAAAGGTGTCTGATATTGAGCCACTTAAACAACTGCTTATTGATGTAGAGGTGCCACTGGCCTGTGTCCTGTCTAGAATGGAGCAACAAGGCGTACTTATTGATAGTCAAAAGCTGAATCAACAAAGCCAAGATCTCGCCACCAGAATTGCCGAGCTTGAAAAAGAGGTTCACGAAGAAGCAGGTGAAGCCTTTAATTTAGGCTCTACCAAACAACTTCAGCACATCTTGTTTGAAAAGATGGCGCTTCCCATTATCAAGAAAACGCCTAAGGGTGCGCCTTCAACGTCGGAAGATGTGCTTCAAGAGTTGGCACTTTCTTACCCGCTTCCTCAAAAGATCATGGAATACCGTGGCCTTACAAAGCTGAAAAACACCTACACAGATAAACTGCCCAAAATGATCAATCACCGTACCGGCAGAGTGCATACGTCTTACCACCAAGCCGTAACGGCGACGGGCAGGCTCTCGTCAACAGATCCTAATCTACAAAATATCCCCATTCGAAATGAAGAAGGACGGCGAGTAAGGCAAGCGTTTGTCCCACGTGCTGGCTACAAGATTGTGGCAGCCGATTATTCGCAAATTGAATTGCGAATTATGGCTCATTTATCGGCCGATGAAGGGTTACTAAGTGCATTTGCAAAAGGCGAAGATATCCATAAAGCTACCGCAAGTGAGGTATTCGGTGTGGCTTTAGACGAGGTGACAACCGAACAAAGACGAAGTGCAAAAGCCATTAACTTCGGTCTTATTTACGGTATGAGTGCATTTGGCCTCGCCAAACAGTTAAATGTACCTCGCCAGGAAGCGCAAAGTTATATGGATTTGTACTTCGAGCGTTACCCTGGTGTTTTAGACTATATGGACAGCACCCGTGAAGTTGCAAAAGAGAAAGGCTATGTAGAAACCGTATTTGGCCGTCGCTTGTATTTACCTGATATTAAAGCCAGTAATGGCGCACGTAGAAAAGGTGCAGAGCGAGCAGCAATAAACGCTCCCATGCAAGGCACTGCAGCCGATATTATAAAGATGGCGATGATAAAGGTAGACGATTGGATTACGACTTCCTCCTTAGATGATGTCACTATGATGATGCAAGTGCACGATGAACTTGTATTTGAAATTAAAGAAGAACACGTAGATAAGCATGTGGCGACTATCGTCAAATTAATGGAAACGGCAGCAAGTTTAAATGTGCCTTTGGTGGTGGAAGCCGGCGTCGGAAATAATTGGGATGAAGCCCATTAG
- the elbB gene encoding isoprenoid biosynthesis glyoxalase ElbB, whose amino-acid sequence MKKVAVILSGSGVFDGAELHEAVLTLLAIEQCGGSYQCFAPDKPQLHVVNHLTSEVSEGETRNVLVESARIARGDIKPVTECHVEDFDALILPGGFGAAKNLCTFAVAGQDSEPDKEVLRICQAFANAKKPAGYACIAPALAASVYDTGVKLTIGNDEATANGINAMGATHVNCAVDEVVVDNEAKLVTTPAYMLAQSISEAHEGISKMVETVLAMK is encoded by the coding sequence ATGAAAAAAGTGGCGGTTATTTTAAGTGGCAGCGGCGTATTCGATGGGGCAGAACTCCACGAAGCGGTATTAACCCTATTAGCCATTGAGCAGTGTGGTGGAAGCTATCAATGTTTCGCGCCAGATAAACCTCAACTGCACGTTGTGAATCATTTAACCTCAGAGGTTAGCGAAGGTGAGACTCGAAACGTATTAGTTGAATCTGCCCGTATTGCCAGAGGCGACATTAAACCTGTTACGGAATGTCATGTTGAAGATTTTGATGCGTTAATCTTACCTGGCGGCTTTGGTGCAGCGAAAAATCTGTGCACGTTTGCCGTGGCGGGGCAAGATAGTGAACCCGATAAAGAAGTATTACGCATTTGTCAGGCGTTTGCCAACGCGAAAAAGCCGGCGGGGTATGCGTGTATTGCGCCGGCATTAGCCGCCAGTGTTTACGACACAGGGGTAAAACTCACCATAGGTAACGATGAAGCTACCGCGAACGGCATCAATGCAATGGGCGCTACCCATGTCAATTGCGCCGTAGACGAGGTGGTGGTTGATAATGAAGCTAAATTGGTGACGACGCCTGCATACATGTTAGCCCAGTCAATCAGTGAGGCGCATGAAGGGATCAGCAAAATGGTAGAAACCGTATTAGCAATGAAATAG
- a CDS encoding TrkH family potassium uptake protein — MHYRAIIRILGLLIALFSVTMIPPAVVSLIYQDGSGLPFTLAFFLCVLGGIALWYPNRLEKHDLRAREGFLIVALFWSVLASVGAIPLILLEQPSMSVTDAFFESFSGLTTTGATVIEGIDFLPHSVQFYRQQLQWLGGMGIIVLAVAILPILGVGGMQLYRAETPGPVKDNKMTPRIADTAKHLWYIYLSLTIACAGAYWLAGMNLFDAICHAFSTVAIGGFSNHDASLGYFNSPLVNIVCTVFLLIAALNFSLHYAAVSSRSVKGYFKDPEFKAFFFIQATLILICFLVLVLSGFYESAETALDQAMIQAVSISTTAGFATTDFSVWPTFLPILLIFSSFIGGCASSTGGGLKVVRVCLLFLQGKREVDRLIHPKAVYAVKLGERAMPDRVVEAVWGFFSAYAVVFVVLMVGLIATGLDNLSAFTATAAMLNNLGPGLGSVASNYADVSDPGKWILVVGMVFGRLEVFSLLVLFSPTFWRS; from the coding sequence ATGCACTATCGTGCGATTATACGTATTTTGGGGCTTCTCATTGCCCTTTTCAGTGTCACAATGATACCACCTGCCGTTGTTTCGCTTATATACCAAGATGGCAGTGGTTTGCCTTTTACGCTGGCGTTTTTCCTATGTGTGCTAGGGGGCATCGCCCTGTGGTATCCCAATCGATTAGAAAAACATGATCTGCGTGCGCGGGAAGGCTTTTTGATCGTTGCGCTTTTTTGGTCTGTGCTTGCCAGTGTTGGGGCCATACCTCTTATCTTATTAGAACAGCCTTCTATGTCGGTTACCGACGCTTTTTTTGAATCGTTTTCGGGGCTAACAACCACAGGTGCCACCGTTATTGAAGGCATCGATTTTCTGCCACACTCTGTGCAGTTTTACCGTCAGCAGCTACAGTGGTTAGGCGGTATGGGTATCATCGTATTGGCCGTGGCTATCTTGCCAATACTTGGTGTGGGGGGAATGCAGCTGTACCGTGCGGAAACGCCAGGGCCAGTGAAAGATAACAAAATGACGCCACGCATCGCAGATACAGCCAAGCACCTTTGGTATATATATCTGAGCCTTACTATTGCTTGTGCTGGCGCGTACTGGTTGGCCGGTATGAATCTTTTTGATGCTATCTGTCATGCATTTTCTACCGTTGCTATTGGCGGTTTTTCAAATCATGACGCCAGTCTAGGGTATTTCAACAGCCCCTTAGTGAATATCGTGTGTACGGTATTTTTGCTTATTGCGGCACTTAATTTTTCTCTGCACTATGCGGCGGTAAGTAGCCGCTCGGTAAAAGGCTATTTTAAAGATCCTGAATTTAAGGCGTTCTTCTTTATTCAGGCTACCCTTATTTTAATCTGCTTTTTAGTGTTGGTGTTGTCGGGGTTTTATGAGTCGGCTGAAACCGCCCTCGACCAAGCCATGATTCAAGCGGTCTCTATTAGTACCACCGCAGGCTTTGCGACCACCGACTTTTCCGTATGGCCTACTTTCTTACCTATTCTTCTTATTTTTTCCAGTTTCATTGGCGGGTGCGCTAGCTCCACAGGCGGTGGCTTGAAAGTGGTGCGAGTTTGCTTACTGTTTTTACAAGGCAAGCGAGAAGTTGATAGGCTCATCCACCCCAAAGCGGTGTATGCCGTTAAGCTAGGTGAGCGGGCAATGCCAGATCGAGTTGTAGAGGCCGTATGGGGGTTCTTTTCAGCATACGCCGTCGTGTTTGTGGTATTGATGGTAGGGCTTATTGCCACCGGCTTAGACAATTTAAGCGCATTTACCGCTACCGCTGCTATGTTAAATAACTTAGGGCCTGGCCTGGGAAGTGTGGCGTCCAATTACGCTGATGTTAGCGACCCTGGTAAATGGATTTTAGTGGTGGGGATGGTATTCGGGCGATTAGAAGTATTTTCGTTACTGGTACTGTTCTCGCCCACATTTTGGCGTAGCTAG
- the rsmB gene encoding 16S rRNA (cytosine(967)-C(5))-methyltransferase RsmB, which translates to MKPTPLPKQKNLRADCAWVIYQILENGKSSRDCLERVQRRHNPRDNAWIQEMSLGVMRKLPLLQNWLRGLLDRPLKGNKKVIEHLILLGLYQLAFSRVSQHAAVGETVNAAPYLGGTGLKGLVNAVLRNFERDGLADKAIDNPIIESGLPKWLYKAIDNAYLDDADAVREATNAMAPIWLRVNQGKISRADFIASLEDADIEFQLSDQHGDGILLSKRQDITSLPGFHEGHFAVQDGAAQMAAQYLDAQPNERVLDCCAAPGGKTGHILERTPSLAYCLALDADASRLARVHENMHRLGHNPEIKQGDASDLSSWWDGKHFDRILLDAPCSATGVIRRHPDIRWLRKASDIDNLALLQRRILDTLWTTLKPGGTLLYATCSILPQENREQIQRFLANNEDAILSPIVKTETPEKPGRQILPGEQQMDGFYYARLVKSISK; encoded by the coding sequence GTGAAACCCACTCCCCTTCCCAAACAAAAGAACCTGCGTGCCGATTGCGCGTGGGTTATTTACCAAATTTTAGAAAATGGCAAGTCATCCAGAGACTGTTTAGAGCGCGTTCAACGACGTCACAATCCCAGAGACAACGCGTGGATTCAGGAGATGTCGTTAGGCGTCATGCGCAAGCTGCCCTTACTACAGAATTGGCTTAGAGGGCTATTAGATAGACCCTTGAAAGGCAATAAGAAGGTGATTGAACACTTAATCTTACTCGGTTTGTATCAACTTGCGTTTTCGAGAGTGAGCCAGCATGCGGCGGTGGGCGAAACCGTTAACGCAGCGCCGTATTTAGGCGGCACCGGACTTAAAGGTTTGGTGAATGCTGTACTTCGAAATTTTGAGCGAGATGGCTTGGCGGATAAAGCCATCGACAACCCCATTATAGAAAGCGGGCTTCCGAAGTGGTTGTACAAAGCCATAGATAATGCCTATCTCGATGACGCAGATGCCGTTCGAGAGGCTACCAATGCGATGGCACCAATTTGGTTGCGAGTAAACCAAGGTAAAATTTCACGTGCCGATTTTATCGCGAGCTTAGAAGACGCAGACATTGAGTTTCAGTTAAGCGACCAGCATGGCGACGGTATTTTACTTTCTAAGCGACAAGATATTACCAGTTTACCCGGCTTTCACGAAGGGCACTTTGCCGTTCAAGATGGCGCTGCCCAGATGGCTGCTCAGTACCTTGATGCACAACCCAACGAACGTGTTCTCGATTGTTGCGCAGCACCAGGCGGCAAAACAGGGCACATTCTGGAGCGCACACCTTCCCTTGCATATTGCCTTGCCTTAGATGCTGATGCTTCCCGTTTAGCTCGGGTGCACGAAAACATGCATAGACTTGGGCATAACCCAGAGATTAAACAAGGCGATGCCTCCGATCTGTCTTCTTGGTGGGACGGCAAACACTTTGATCGCATTCTTCTGGATGCCCCATGCTCGGCCACGGGCGTTATTCGTCGTCATCCTGATATCCGGTGGCTACGCAAAGCCAGTGACATTGACAACCTCGCTTTATTACAGCGCCGAATTCTTGATACCTTGTGGACGACATTGAAGCCAGGGGGTACATTACTTTATGCAACTTGCTCTATTTTACCGCAAGAAAACCGCGAACAAATCCAACGTTTCCTAGCGAATAATGAAGACGCAATACTTAGCCCTATCGTTAAAACAGAAACCCCTGAGAAGCCAGGCCGACAGATTTTACCCGGCGAGCAACAAATGGATGGTTTCTATTATGCGAGGCTGGTAAAGTCGATTAGCAAATAA
- the fmt gene encoding methionyl-tRNA formyltransferase, protein MTTPLRIVFAGTPDFAAKHLAALLNSDHQVVAAYTQPDRPAGRGKKLTPSPVKAMALSHEIPVYQPASLKSSDAQAELQALNADIMVVVAYGLILPVAVLEAPKLGCLNVHGSILPKWRGAAPIQRAVWAGDDETGVTIMQMDEGLDTGDMLHIARIPIANTDTSASLYDKLADLGPTALLHTLDNLASLTPSPQNDADATYAKKLSKEEAFINWRDDAQQIERNIRAFNPWPVAWTTIADQNIKIWAADVVHDLPTGHAPGTIIQADKHGIVVATGRGGLRIHSLQIPGKKALPAVDVVNARKAWFEPGTSLNTLDD, encoded by the coding sequence GTGACTACACCATTACGCATTGTATTTGCTGGTACGCCCGATTTTGCTGCCAAGCACTTAGCGGCTTTACTTAATAGCGACCATCAAGTGGTTGCCGCCTATACTCAGCCAGACCGCCCGGCAGGACGAGGTAAAAAGCTAACCCCGAGTCCAGTGAAAGCCATGGCGCTTAGCCATGAGATTCCTGTTTATCAGCCAGCTTCGCTGAAAAGCAGTGACGCACAAGCCGAGCTACAGGCACTGAATGCGGATATTATGGTGGTTGTGGCCTATGGGTTAATCCTTCCTGTTGCGGTATTAGAAGCGCCCAAGTTAGGGTGTTTAAACGTGCATGGTTCAATTTTACCTAAGTGGCGAGGGGCTGCACCGATTCAAAGAGCGGTGTGGGCCGGTGATGATGAAACGGGTGTCACCATTATGCAAATGGATGAAGGGCTTGATACTGGCGACATGCTTCATATTGCTCGCATTCCCATTGCCAACACCGATACCAGCGCATCATTGTATGACAAGTTAGCCGATTTAGGCCCTACTGCGCTTTTACACACGCTAGATAACTTAGCGTCGCTTACGCCAAGCCCGCAAAATGATGCAGACGCCACCTACGCTAAAAAGCTCTCAAAAGAAGAAGCCTTTATTAACTGGCGTGATGATGCCCAGCAGATAGAGCGCAACATCCGGGCGTTTAATCCGTGGCCTGTGGCCTGGACCACCATTGCCGACCAGAATATTAAAATTTGGGCCGCTGATGTCGTGCACGACCTCCCCACAGGGCATGCGCCAGGCACTATCATCCAAGCAGATAAGCACGGGATAGTTGTGGCCACAGGCCGTGGTGGTTTGCGTATTCATTCGCTGCAAATTCCCGGGAAAAAAGCCTTGCCCGCCGTAGACGTGGTTAATGCACGTAAGGCATGGTTTGAACCTGGTACTTCTCTTAACACCTTGGACGACTAG
- the def gene encoding peptide deformylase, which translates to MAILDVLSFPDERLRTVAKPVEEVNDEIKQLVSDMFETMKDENGIGLAATQVNRHVQVVVMDVSEDQNEPRVFINPEITRKDGSTISEEGCLSVPGNYAKVERAEEITVKALNEEGEAFELDAEGLLAICIQHELDHLKGKLFIDYLSPLKRQRIRKKLEKDARLAARA; encoded by the coding sequence ATGGCTATATTAGACGTATTAAGTTTTCCAGACGAACGCCTTCGTACCGTGGCAAAGCCGGTAGAAGAAGTGAACGACGAAATTAAACAACTTGTTTCTGACATGTTTGAAACCATGAAAGACGAAAATGGCATTGGCTTGGCGGCAACGCAAGTAAACCGTCACGTTCAAGTTGTTGTCATGGATGTATCGGAAGATCAAAACGAGCCCCGCGTATTCATTAATCCTGAAATAACCCGCAAAGATGGCAGTACCATTAGCGAAGAAGGTTGCCTTTCGGTTCCAGGTAATTACGCGAAAGTGGAACGCGCTGAAGAGATTACTGTTAAAGCGTTAAATGAAGAAGGTGAAGCCTTTGAACTTGATGCTGAAGGTCTTTTGGCCATATGTATTCAACACGAACTTGATCATTTAAAAGGTAAGTTGTTCATCGATTACCTTTCACCGCTTAAGCGCCAACGTATTCGTAAAAAATTAGAAAAAGACGCTCGCCTAGCAGCGCGTGCATAA
- a CDS encoding LysM peptidoglycan-binding domain-containing protein, with translation MKKLQMFNLKKRLQQATLGILVFMMLISVPASARQVKTDAPQTYTVKKGDTLWDIASVFLDEPWVWPELWRTNTQIQNPHLIYPGDVINLAFFNGQPVMSLKRDKPVIVLSPASRRSAKAVPIDILPASAIQPYIHHHHLVNEDTYQTLPYVLGNHHGNVRFVDDNLILSSLTNGTEDQLQVVRKQSTIYAPDGEVLGVQLTHIANTTRFSSAQDGVDVLRMTQSFQEAKRGDKLIPYTPDRMPDLHLQAAKQQQGVIVGDLHDHNLLGKYDVVIVNLGNADVAPGMVMGVYTAGPDIIDGKRPQYIDEPGGTDGLNLFSKKLAQPALKVGEIIIFKTFNKASYGLISRASEGITKGFIVAKP, from the coding sequence GTGAAAAAACTACAAATGTTTAATTTAAAAAAGCGATTACAACAGGCCACGTTAGGTATTCTGGTTTTTATGATGCTGATAAGTGTGCCTGCCTCTGCCCGCCAAGTTAAGACCGATGCGCCGCAGACCTATACGGTAAAAAAAGGGGATACCCTGTGGGACATTGCCTCTGTTTTTCTTGATGAGCCATGGGTGTGGCCGGAACTATGGCGAACCAACACGCAAATACAGAATCCACACCTTATTTACCCAGGCGACGTCATCAATTTAGCCTTTTTTAATGGTCAGCCAGTGATGTCTTTAAAAAGGGATAAGCCGGTGATTGTCCTTAGCCCCGCTTCACGCAGAAGCGCGAAAGCTGTCCCTATTGATATTCTGCCTGCCTCCGCCATTCAGCCCTATATTCATCATCACCACTTGGTGAATGAAGACACCTATCAGACCTTGCCTTACGTATTAGGCAATCATCATGGGAATGTCCGCTTTGTCGATGATAATTTAATTCTTAGTTCGCTAACAAACGGTACTGAGGATCAGTTACAAGTGGTAAGAAAGCAATCTACTATTTATGCACCAGATGGAGAGGTACTTGGGGTACAGCTTACTCATATTGCTAATACAACACGGTTTTCTTCTGCACAAGATGGCGTAGATGTCCTAAGAATGACGCAATCTTTTCAAGAAGCGAAGCGGGGCGACAAACTCATTCCCTATACGCCGGATCGCATGCCAGATTTACATCTTCAAGCGGCTAAGCAACAACAGGGTGTAATCGTAGGCGACTTACACGATCACAATTTATTAGGGAAGTATGATGTGGTCATTGTTAATTTAGGTAACGCTGACGTGGCGCCCGGTATGGTAATGGGTGTTTACACGGCGGGCCCCGACATTATAGATGGAAAACGGCCACAGTATATTGATGAGCCAGGCGGTACCGACGGACTCAATCTCTTTTCAAAAAAATTGGCACAGCCAGCACTTAAAGTTGGCGAAATCATCATTTTTAAAACGTTTAATAAGGCGAGCTACGGCCTTATATCGCGGGCAAGTGAAGGCATAACAAAGGGGTTTATTGTAGCTAAGCCCTAA
- the dprA gene encoding DNA-processing protein DprA: MNTSNLTHLNPHQKAWLILASAVKVGAGKWLDAIDKLHLDAIEITKMHGEGNLQNPKLAELCQHINLQLVLRVEQWLAQSRSHHVVTITCEHYPRLLKQLKNPPLILFVLGNVTLLNAPQVAIVGSRNSSFQGRDIAKGFAEQLVNHGVVVTSGLATGIDASAHKGAMIQNAGTIAVMGTGPDKVYPTKNTALHQDIISANGACITEFFPGVTANPWHFPRRNRIIAAMTLGTLVVEAKIKSGTLITANLAADMGREVFAVPGSISHAYSEGCHWLIQQGAKLVTRVDDIFDEIAVQPYAYLGKDNNISEKSEVNNLATDKLLDSVDYDITAIDVIAQRCNMPVQQAMAELLEYELRGLVAAIPGGYVKLRGK, encoded by the coding sequence ATGAACACCAGCAACTTGACACACTTAAACCCGCACCAAAAAGCGTGGTTAATTCTTGCATCAGCAGTGAAAGTGGGGGCGGGTAAGTGGCTTGATGCCATAGACAAACTGCATCTTGATGCCATTGAAATCACCAAAATGCACGGTGAAGGGAATCTACAAAATCCTAAATTGGCCGAGCTATGCCAACATATCAACCTTCAACTGGTGTTGCGTGTTGAGCAATGGTTGGCACAAAGTCGCTCACATCATGTTGTCACCATAACTTGCGAACACTACCCTCGCTTATTGAAGCAACTAAAAAACCCTCCGCTTATCTTGTTCGTATTAGGTAATGTGACGCTGCTCAATGCACCTCAAGTTGCGATTGTAGGCAGTCGAAATTCGAGTTTTCAAGGTAGAGATATTGCAAAAGGGTTTGCCGAACAATTAGTTAACCATGGTGTGGTGGTCACCAGTGGCCTTGCAACGGGTATTGATGCATCCGCGCATAAAGGCGCGATGATTCAAAACGCGGGGACCATTGCTGTTATGGGGACTGGGCCTGATAAGGTTTACCCAACGAAGAACACGGCGCTTCACCAAGACATCATTAGCGCGAATGGTGCCTGTATTACAGAGTTTTTCCCAGGGGTAACCGCCAACCCTTGGCATTTCCCTCGGCGAAATAGAATTATTGCCGCGATGACACTGGGTACTTTGGTGGTTGAGGCGAAAATAAAGAGTGGCACCTTGATAACTGCGAATTTGGCCGCAGATATGGGGCGAGAAGTATTTGCAGTTCCGGGTAGTATATCCCATGCTTATTCTGAAGGTTGCCATTGGCTCATTCAGCAGGGCGCTAAACTGGTGACGCGTGTTGACGATATTTTCGACGAAATTGCAGTTCAACCTTATGCTTATTTAGGTAAGGACAACAACATTAGCGAAAAAAGTGAAGTGAATAACTTGGCAACCGATAAATTATTAGATAGTGTGGATTACGACATCACCGCTATTGATGTAATAGCGCAGCGTTGCAATATGCCTGTTCAGCAGGCTATGGCAGAATTATTAGAATATGAGTTGCGTGGTCTTGTAGCTGCTATCCCTGGTGGTTACGTTAAATTGAGGGGGAAATAA
- a CDS encoding DUF494 family protein, which translates to MFDILMYLFENFIHSETEIRVDQDELTEELVRAGFHHDEIYKALAWLEKLAALQETDINPYFCKGISTSLSRIYTHEEQMRLDVECRGFLLFLEQVAVLDASTREMVIDRVMEIDSTEFCLEDLKWVVLMVLFNVPGKEKAYAQMEDLLFDEPDGVLH; encoded by the coding sequence ATGTTCGACATCCTCATGTATCTGTTTGAAAACTTCATTCACAGCGAAACTGAAATTCGTGTAGATCAGGACGAATTAACGGAAGAGCTTGTGCGCGCGGGTTTTCATCACGATGAGATTTACAAAGCATTAGCGTGGTTGGAAAAATTAGCTGCGTTACAAGAAACAGATATCAATCCTTATTTCTGTAAAGGGATTAGCACTAGCTTAAGTCGAATTTACACCCATGAAGAGCAAATGCGGCTTGATGTAGAGTGTAGAGGTTTCTTATTATTTCTTGAGCAGGTGGCGGTGTTGGATGCCTCAACCCGAGAAATGGTGATAGACAGAGTGATGGAAATAGACTCCACGGAATTTTGTCTAGAAGACCTTAAGTGGGTCGTGCTGATGGTGTTATTTAATGTGCCAGGAAAAGAAAAAGCCTACGCACAAATGGAAGATTTATTATTCGATGAACCCGATGGCGTGTTGCACTAA